A window of Flavobacterium flavigenum contains these coding sequences:
- a CDS encoding metallophosphoesterase family protein gives MSRILIFILFFLSLSACKSQQTKIKDVQIAFIADAHLQDIFAKFEDNDYQGIQNPETGEYANIRTMNSQLHSTRIFNENYFAFLEALNDIAKRGIKQVALPGDFSDDGQPVHVRGLRKILNQYSEKYGISFFVTTGNHDVVKPFAQDAIKTDFLGKDGKEQIISSSKNNLPKYELEPIITADIKNWGYKETINEMQAFGFFPQKKYLYWETPFSDYKYEDYSYEKALAESDLEKRKYPVKNTNLFLPDASYLVEPVKGVWLLAIDANAYVPNEKLSGKPNDPNDFSGANIGYNNVLIYKNHLIEWIKKVAAEAKQKGKTLIAFSHYPMIDFNDDASPELKSLFGPKKMQLSRVPNEEVAQIFADAGVQVHFGGHMHINDTGVRTTAKGNTLFNIQTPSLAAYMPGYKILTIHPDTVLEIETVVINKVSKFNSLFPFYKQEYAHLEQIKNDAIWNKEILNTKDYEGFTKWHLKELVRLRFLPEDFPLEFSASLLKLSGVDLAYINKNNAEVEAAMKANSLKAKDFESLTGFDMIFDFYRLKNADELAIPEIGANRLKQYKIVCAQLEKSNNEKMVLWAKIFLKTMNGKPSNHFKISLKTNQIQRIYP, from the coding sequence ATGTCAAGAATACTCATTTTTATACTGTTTTTTCTATCATTGTCGGCTTGTAAATCACAACAGACAAAAATAAAAGATGTGCAGATTGCATTTATAGCCGATGCACATTTACAGGATATTTTTGCAAAATTTGAAGACAATGATTATCAGGGAATCCAAAATCCTGAAACGGGAGAATATGCCAATATCAGGACGATGAATTCCCAATTACATTCAACCCGAATATTCAACGAAAATTATTTTGCCTTTCTGGAAGCCTTAAATGACATTGCAAAAAGAGGAATAAAACAGGTTGCACTTCCCGGAGATTTCAGTGATGACGGTCAGCCCGTTCATGTGAGAGGGCTTAGAAAAATTTTAAATCAATATTCTGAAAAATACGGCATATCCTTTTTCGTAACCACCGGAAACCATGATGTTGTAAAACCTTTTGCTCAGGATGCCATTAAAACTGATTTTTTAGGAAAAGACGGTAAAGAACAAATTATCAGCAGTTCAAAAAACAACCTGCCTAAATATGAGCTGGAGCCAATCATTACCGCTGATATTAAAAACTGGGGATACAAGGAAACCATAAATGAAATGCAGGCTTTCGGGTTTTTTCCACAAAAAAAATATTTATATTGGGAAACTCCTTTTTCAGATTATAAATATGAAGATTATAGTTATGAAAAAGCTTTGGCTGAATCAGATTTAGAAAAAAGAAAGTATCCTGTAAAAAATACTAATTTATTTCTTCCTGATGCGAGTTATCTCGTTGAACCTGTAAAAGGAGTATGGCTTCTGGCAATTGATGCCAATGCTTATGTTCCGAATGAAAAACTATCAGGCAAACCCAATGATCCTAATGATTTTTCCGGTGCAAATATCGGTTACAACAATGTGCTCATTTATAAAAATCATTTGATTGAATGGATCAAAAAGGTTGCTGCTGAGGCAAAACAAAAAGGAAAAACCTTAATTGCCTTCAGTCATTATCCGATGATTGATTTCAATGATGATGCATCTCCCGAATTAAAATCGCTTTTTGGTCCGAAAAAAATGCAATTATCAAGGGTTCCAAATGAAGAGGTAGCCCAAATATTTGCCGATGCAGGAGTTCAGGTTCATTTTGGCGGACATATGCACATCAATGACACAGGAGTCCGGACTACAGCAAAAGGGAATACATTATTTAATATCCAGACTCCTTCTTTGGCGGCTTATATGCCAGGCTATAAAATACTTACAATACATCCTGATACTGTTCTTGAAATCGAAACTGTGGTAATCAACAAAGTTTCAAAATTTAATAGTTTGTTTCCTTTTTATAAACAGGAATATGCACATTTAGAGCAGATAAAAAACGATGCTATTTGGAACAAAGAAATACTTAATACAAAAGATTATGAGGGATTTACAAAATGGCATTTAAAGGAATTAGTCAGGTTAAGATTTTTGCCTGAAGATTTCCCTTTAGAATTTTCTGCATCACTTTTAAAACTTTCAGGAGTGGATTTGGCGTATATAAATAAAAACAATGCAGAAGTTGAGGCAGCGATGAAAGCAAATTCTTTAAAAGCAAAAGATTTTGAATCCTTGACAGGCTTTGATATGATTTTTGATTTCTACAGATTAAAAAATGCCGATGAGTTAGCAATTCCTGAGATAGGAGCCAATCGACTGAAACAATACAAAATAGTCTGCGCACAATTAGAAAAATCTAATAATGAAAAAATGGTTTTATGGGCAAAAATATTTCTGAAAACTATGAATGGAAAACCGTCAAATCATTTTAAGATTAGCTTAAAAACCAATCAGATTCAACGCATATATCCTTAA
- a CDS encoding glycoside hydrolase family 28 protein, with the protein MSKIKLKLFFIALIINLFSFGFKSNAQKPQKDFLITSYGAKSDGKTINTIAVQKAVDAAFKNKGGRVVFPKGNFLSGSIILKSNVTLYFEEGSILLGSTNPKDYPNMTFEGRPDSPKKDDNSQMALIIAHKAKNIALKGKGTIDGQGLQLALNIDSLHHAGITVDPKYSLRRNRPSETMRPKLFRFSQCESILIEGLKAGEASCWGLSFELCHNLVLDNLKIVNRSYWNNDGIDITDCKNVRVTNCDIDAADDGICLKSYYPGFYNDSVYIANNTIRSSASAVKFGSASFGGFKNVIIKDIKVYDTFRSAIAIESVDGAFIENIDVSNINAVNTGNAVFIRLGNRTGDKPGSVKNVSIKNIKVQVPFDRPDINYDLRGPEVDFFHNPFPSSIVGLKGHNIENVVLENIEINYPGRSSKGMAYIPLNRLHQVPEAVQDYPEFSMFGELPAYGLYVRHANGITLKNIKLTLDDADFRPAFVFDDVQNINMQEINFPEAKHKQIVLKNVTSATLENQLLKQTTEVK; encoded by the coding sequence ATGTCAAAAATTAAACTAAAACTGTTTTTTATTGCCTTGATAATCAATCTTTTTTCATTTGGTTTTAAATCAAATGCGCAAAAACCTCAAAAAGATTTTTTAATCACCAGTTACGGTGCAAAATCAGACGGAAAAACGATTAATACTATTGCAGTCCAAAAAGCAGTTGATGCCGCTTTTAAAAATAAAGGCGGACGTGTAGTTTTTCCAAAAGGGAATTTTTTATCCGGAAGTATTATCTTAAAAAGCAATGTGACCCTGTATTTTGAAGAAGGTTCCATCCTGCTCGGAAGTACAAATCCGAAAGATTATCCCAATATGACTTTTGAAGGAAGACCAGATTCTCCTAAAAAAGACGACAACTCTCAAATGGCTTTGATTATTGCCCATAAAGCCAAAAACATTGCACTTAAAGGAAAAGGAACTATTGATGGTCAGGGTTTACAACTGGCTTTAAATATTGACAGTCTTCATCATGCTGGTATTACAGTAGATCCAAAATACAGCCTTCGCAGAAACAGGCCAAGTGAAACCATGCGTCCAAAATTATTTCGTTTCTCACAATGCGAATCTATTCTAATCGAAGGACTTAAAGCGGGTGAAGCTTCCTGTTGGGGATTATCGTTCGAGTTATGTCACAATCTTGTTTTGGATAACCTTAAAATTGTAAATCGTTCGTACTGGAACAATGACGGAATTGATATTACAGATTGTAAAAATGTCAGGGTAACCAATTGCGATATCGACGCTGCAGATGACGGAATTTGCTTAAAATCATACTATCCCGGATTTTATAATGACTCGGTTTACATAGCCAATAACACGATTAGATCAAGTGCCAGTGCAGTAAAATTCGGAAGTGCATCTTTTGGCGGATTCAAAAATGTAATCATTAAAGACATTAAAGTTTATGATACGTTTCGTTCTGCCATTGCAATAGAATCTGTTGATGGTGCTTTTATAGAAAATATTGACGTATCAAATATAAATGCTGTCAATACAGGTAATGCTGTTTTTATACGTTTAGGAAATCGAACTGGTGATAAACCCGGAAGTGTAAAAAATGTTAGCATAAAAAACATAAAAGTGCAAGTACCTTTTGATCGTCCGGACATTAACTATGACCTGAGAGGTCCGGAAGTTGATTTCTTTCATAATCCTTTCCCGTCCTCTATCGTGGGACTCAAAGGACATAATATCGAAAATGTAGTTTTAGAAAATATCGAAATCAATTATCCCGGAAGATCCTCTAAAGGAATGGCGTATATTCCGCTAAACCGATTGCATCAGGTTCCCGAAGCAGTTCAGGATTATCCTGAATTTTCTATGTTTGGAGAACTGCCGGCTTATGGATTATATGTGAGACATGCCAACGGAATAACGCTGAAAAATATTAAACTGACATTAGACGATGCTGATTTCAGGCCTGCATTTGTGTTTGATGATGTTCAGAATATCAATATGCAGGAAATAAATTTTCCGGAGGCCAAACACAAACAGATTGTTTTGAAAAATGTAACTTCAGCAACGCTGGAAAATCAGCTATTAAAACAAACTACAGAAGTTAAATAA
- a CDS encoding DUF4861 family protein, whose translation MKLSFLPALFFCCIGFAQNNTDTSLYMKSDKITYLTDIGSESGDLYKTIGHHGPAIENEWMALRIYFSDKVAIDVYNKAKKGLELKKANWYPTPEQQKEGWGADYYKVAATSGLGGVKLWDGEKVVPLNPVTNRLARVGKTDTTSWMEMISRGVPYKGKKVDILVRVTVFSGKREAKVEASSLNGEKVQFVTGINYFKDFQTKKGKNYIAVWGKHPEDVAAEIVEVGAAILYNPKDYVKTDDDGTQYLLISKPAKYLETKIISSCARETELNTLDKLEAYINQ comes from the coding sequence ATGAAATTATCTTTTTTACCTGCTTTGTTTTTTTGCTGCATTGGTTTTGCACAAAATAATACAGACACGAGTTTGTATATGAAGTCTGATAAAATAACGTATTTGACAGATATTGGCTCAGAATCAGGTGATTTGTACAAAACAATAGGGCATCACGGACCGGCAATTGAAAACGAGTGGATGGCATTGCGAATCTATTTTAGCGATAAAGTAGCTATCGATGTGTATAATAAAGCAAAAAAAGGATTAGAATTAAAAAAGGCAAATTGGTATCCAACTCCTGAACAGCAAAAAGAAGGCTGGGGAGCTGATTATTATAAAGTGGCAGCAACCAGTGGTTTGGGTGGTGTAAAATTGTGGGATGGTGAAAAAGTAGTACCCCTGAATCCTGTTACAAACCGTTTGGCCCGCGTTGGAAAAACAGATACGACTTCATGGATGGAAATGATTTCAAGAGGAGTGCCTTACAAAGGAAAAAAAGTAGATATTTTAGTTCGTGTAACAGTATTTTCAGGAAAAAGAGAGGCCAAAGTGGAAGCTTCTAGCTTAAATGGAGAAAAAGTACAATTTGTTACCGGAATAAATTATTTTAAAGATTTTCAAACTAAAAAAGGAAAGAATTATATCGCCGTTTGGGGAAAACATCCGGAAGATGTAGCAGCAGAAATTGTTGAAGTTGGAGCTGCTATCCTATACAATCCTAAAGATTATGTAAAAACTGATGACGATGGAACACAATATTTGTTAATTTCTAAACCAGCAAAATACTTAGAAACAAAAATTATATCCTCTTGCGCAAGAGAGACAGAACTTAATACTTTAGATAAATTAGAAGCTTACATTAACCAGTAA
- a CDS encoding ROK family protein, whose translation MEKKYAIGMDVGGTHITSAVIDVTNMKVLNSSVHKESFNSNLPVNQVMDFWEKSIKTSLENSAIKNISGITVCIPGPFDYEKGISMIKGQAKYENFYGLNIGDLIRERLNLAYDFNIFFENDAACFGKGEVYQYMGNLSKKVMAVTLGTGLGSCFIDRGKSITYGNEVPADGEIWNLPFKNGIAEDYVSLRGLLSKYFMLSKMQLENGLELYNHAIAGDKNALQAFEQMGEDLAEIVTPWFKKFSVEHFIIGGKIADASDLFLPAFNRKIEEAGCKISIQISTDNENAALLGAASSIYNLDKATA comes from the coding sequence ATGGAAAAAAAATATGCTATCGGTATGGATGTCGGAGGAACACATATTACCTCCGCCGTTATTGATGTAACAAATATGAAAGTTTTGAATTCTTCTGTACATAAAGAAAGTTTTAATTCTAATTTGCCTGTAAATCAGGTTATGGATTTTTGGGAAAAATCGATTAAAACTTCTTTAGAAAATTCAGCAATAAAAAATATTAGCGGAATTACAGTTTGCATACCCGGACCGTTTGATTATGAAAAAGGGATCTCAATGATTAAAGGCCAGGCAAAATATGAAAATTTTTACGGATTAAATATTGGCGATTTGATTAGGGAGCGTCTTAATCTTGCTTATGATTTTAATATTTTTTTTGAAAACGATGCAGCTTGTTTTGGTAAGGGAGAAGTGTATCAATACATGGGGAATCTTTCAAAAAAAGTTATGGCTGTTACCTTGGGAACAGGTTTAGGCTCTTGTTTTATAGATAGAGGAAAATCAATAACGTATGGAAATGAAGTACCTGCAGATGGTGAAATATGGAATTTGCCTTTTAAAAACGGAATAGCAGAAGATTATGTATCGTTGAGAGGACTTTTGTCAAAATATTTTATGTTAAGTAAAATGCAGCTTGAAAACGGATTAGAACTTTACAATCACGCCATTGCTGGTGATAAAAATGCCTTGCAGGCTTTTGAGCAAATGGGAGAAGATCTGGCTGAAATAGTTACTCCGTGGTTTAAAAAGTTTTCAGTTGAACATTTTATTATTGGAGGAAAAATTGCAGATGCAAGCGATCTGTTTCTGCCTGCCTTTAATAGAAAAATTGAAGAAGCAGGTTGTAAAATCAGTATTCAGATTTCTACTGACAATGAAAATGCAGCATTGTTGGGAGCTGCAAGCAGTATTTATAATTTAGATAAAGCCACTGCGTAA
- a CDS encoding GH92 family glycosyl hydrolase, which yields MKTGTKAIIFLGISLFFTSVNYAQTKVHHYVDPMIGSEGVGRVFIGPSCPYGMVKPSPDCTVSPNSGWLPMPKQVTGFSQVHVSGTGGGPKYGNIQIMPFSGDLDKLDQSSHRTEENVRLGYYETVFKENQIKTEITTAEKVSFYKITYPKNATKDLKIDPGFFLGESPEPNAREAQQFVGSQIEIVSDTEVRGYSRIRGGWNNGRAYTVYFWAIFDQSIAKYVTWKDGKFYNNQNAQFDSGKKTGALVSFGAAGKQELNVKIGISFLSELKAKNNIEAEIPHWNFNTVLASLENKWEHLLNRIQLSPDTSEDYKKMFYTGLYHTMIMPVDRTGENPLWTNNEPYYDDFYCIWDTFRTSSPLITLIDPKRQVEIINAMLNIYKHDGYLPEGRSGNDNGRTQGGSNAETVLADAFVKNLKGIDYELALKAMLKDAAIPPGGNEEREGRGGLLDYLRLGYVPFGTDRAGNRTIDYAYNDYNIAIVAKGLNYNEIYNQYIKQADNWQNLWRSDYENNGSKGFIMPKDASGNWLDEVVFGESKIQKPTYKYTPVITESPWYVCHWCVFFYEGTSWEYSLSIPHDLPEVIRRSGGDLAFKNRLDTFFDTKLYDVSNEPSFLAPTMYHWIGKPHLSSDRIRTIIKDNFNTSHEGLPGNDDSGAMSSWLAFHMMGLYPNAGQPYYLLNTPLIKEITLQLEEGKTFKIATKKMSEKNKYIKTASLNGKPYNKAWISHEDIAKGGELIYEMDSKPSAWGTTILPPKK from the coding sequence ATGAAGACAGGTACTAAAGCGATCATTTTTTTAGGAATATCATTATTCTTCACATCAGTAAATTATGCCCAGACCAAAGTACACCATTATGTCGATCCGATGATTGGTTCAGAAGGAGTAGGGCGTGTTTTTATCGGGCCTTCATGTCCGTACGGAATGGTAAAGCCAAGTCCGGATTGTACTGTAAGCCCGAATAGCGGATGGCTGCCAATGCCTAAGCAAGTAACTGGTTTTAGTCAGGTACATGTGAGCGGAACTGGAGGAGGCCCTAAATACGGGAATATTCAGATCATGCCTTTTTCAGGAGATTTGGATAAACTGGATCAAAGTTCTCACAGAACAGAAGAAAATGTAAGACTAGGGTATTATGAAACGGTTTTTAAAGAAAATCAGATTAAAACTGAAATCACAACTGCTGAAAAAGTTTCATTTTATAAAATAACGTATCCAAAAAACGCAACAAAAGATTTAAAAATTGACCCTGGTTTTTTTCTGGGGGAATCTCCTGAACCTAATGCTAGGGAAGCGCAGCAATTTGTTGGCTCTCAAATTGAGATTGTTTCAGATACTGAAGTGAGAGGATACAGCAGGATCAGAGGAGGTTGGAATAATGGGCGTGCTTACACCGTTTACTTTTGGGCGATTTTTGACCAGTCCATTGCAAAATATGTTACCTGGAAAGACGGTAAATTTTACAACAACCAAAACGCTCAGTTTGATTCAGGCAAAAAAACGGGTGCTTTAGTTTCTTTTGGAGCAGCCGGAAAACAGGAACTTAATGTAAAAATCGGAATCTCTTTTTTAAGCGAGTTAAAAGCAAAAAACAACATAGAGGCCGAAATTCCGCATTGGAATTTCAACACCGTTTTGGCATCATTAGAAAACAAATGGGAACATTTATTAAATCGCATACAGCTTTCTCCTGATACTTCTGAAGATTATAAAAAGATGTTTTATACGGGTTTGTATCACACGATGATTATGCCTGTTGACCGCACCGGAGAAAATCCGTTATGGACGAATAACGAACCCTATTATGATGACTTTTATTGTATTTGGGACACATTCAGAACTTCGAGTCCATTAATTACGCTTATTGATCCAAAGCGGCAGGTAGAAATTATCAATGCGATGCTTAATATTTACAAACATGACGGCTACTTGCCAGAAGGGAGAAGCGGAAATGATAATGGACGTACTCAGGGCGGTTCAAATGCTGAAACAGTACTTGCAGATGCTTTTGTAAAAAACTTAAAAGGAATAGATTATGAACTGGCATTGAAAGCAATGCTTAAAGACGCTGCAATACCGCCCGGTGGGAATGAAGAACGTGAAGGAAGGGGCGGTTTATTAGATTATTTACGTCTGGGTTATGTACCTTTTGGTACAGATCGTGCCGGTAACCGTACTATAGATTATGCATACAATGACTATAATATCGCTATTGTTGCCAAAGGTTTAAATTATAACGAAATCTATAACCAATATATCAAACAGGCAGATAACTGGCAAAATTTATGGCGGTCTGATTATGAAAATAACGGTTCAAAAGGTTTCATAATGCCTAAAGACGCGTCTGGAAACTGGCTGGACGAAGTTGTTTTTGGAGAATCAAAAATTCAGAAACCAACCTATAAATATACACCGGTAATTACAGAATCCCCTTGGTATGTTTGCCATTGGTGTGTGTTTTTTTACGAAGGAACTTCCTGGGAATATTCTTTGAGTATTCCGCATGACCTTCCTGAAGTGATTCGTAGATCAGGTGGTGACCTTGCTTTCAAAAACAGACTGGATACTTTTTTCGATACAAAATTGTATGATGTATCAAATGAACCTTCATTTTTAGCGCCTACAATGTACCACTGGATCGGAAAACCACATTTGAGCAGTGACCGAATCAGAACGATTATAAAAGATAATTTCAATACCTCTCACGAAGGTTTGCCGGGCAATGATGATTCGGGCGCTATGTCTTCGTGGCTGGCTTTTCACATGATGGGATTGTATCCAAATGCAGGTCAGCCTTATTATTTATTGAATACACCTTTAATTAAAGAAATCACTTTGCAGTTGGAAGAAGGAAAAACCTTCAAGATTGCTACAAAAAAAATGAGTGAAAAGAATAAATATATCAAAACCGCTTCTTTAAACGGAAAACCTTATAACAAAGCCTGGATTTCGCACGAAGATATTGCTAAGGGAGGCGAATTGATTTATGAAATGGATTCAAAACCTTCTGCCTGGGGAACTACTATTTTGCCACCAAAAAAATAA